In Halorussus limi, a genomic segment contains:
- a CDS encoding PGF-pre-PGF domain-containing protein — protein MTGGTDSKPRRSPSTPKQTLVALAVVGLVAAALAPAVGVAFADGGESSESLLPTTGATVSNPPSATGEETTDSAAELLPTPGTAHPGGGVGDPPASGPPSGTTTRESSERDTTTRDSSSEARNPGRGRGKDPAASPGSGRPADGPDEPNGPGRAPGRTPDHAPPTGNETQDDDRTPGAGGRPGAEHPPGLGGPPNATGPQERRSGPPGDRAGPPTNRTGTPGNGTAFPGTGAVSGNRTLPPNATERGRPVRAAVAPTVNVTVENASANEPVAVNVSTPGNRSRNVSFSTVEVTPARDSSFTLNVTASDRPIAEKTPEERLSNGTQPLAFLSVDHSISDRNISNVTFTFRVRRDRVNASERGEIALYRYHGESWNELPTTLVETTESHYVYRVRSPGLSEFAAGKQRPQFEITDATVELSTISVGDALEVQVRIANEGDADGTFTAELVLGDQSVARRQLTIAAGGMRQTTFERTVADPGIYEVYVNEFRVGNVVVNGTARPATDGVTNAEATGGAATDRGNGGTDALPDAETTANAPGLGVGAGVVSVLGFLLGARWRS, from the coding sequence ATGACCGGAGGTACCGATTCGAAGCCGCGGCGCTCGCCGTCGACCCCGAAGCAGACGCTTGTAGCGCTCGCCGTCGTCGGTCTCGTCGCGGCCGCTCTCGCCCCGGCCGTCGGCGTCGCGTTCGCCGACGGCGGTGAGTCCAGCGAGAGTCTCCTCCCGACGACCGGCGCGACGGTCTCGAACCCTCCGAGCGCGACCGGCGAGGAGACGACCGACTCGGCCGCCGAACTGCTTCCGACCCCGGGGACCGCGCACCCGGGTGGCGGAGTCGGCGACCCGCCCGCGAGCGGACCCCCGTCCGGGACGACGACCCGTGAATCTTCCGAGCGCGATACCACGACTCGGGACTCGTCGAGCGAGGCGCGGAATCCCGGTCGGGGACGGGGGAAGGACCCCGCCGCGTCCCCCGGCTCGGGGCGGCCCGCCGACGGGCCGGACGAGCCGAACGGTCCCGGCCGAGCGCCCGGTCGAACACCCGACCACGCGCCGCCTACCGGGAACGAAACGCAAGACGACGACCGAACGCCCGGCGCGGGTGGTCGGCCCGGCGCCGAGCATCCGCCCGGACTCGGCGGACCACCGAACGCGACCGGACCGCAGGAGCGTCGAAGCGGTCCGCCGGGAGACCGGGCCGGGCCGCCGACGAACCGGACCGGAACGCCGGGGAACGGAACCGCGTTCCCCGGTACCGGGGCGGTTTCCGGAAACCGAACGCTCCCGCCGAACGCGACCGAGCGCGGACGACCCGTTCGCGCCGCGGTCGCACCGACCGTCAACGTCACCGTCGAGAACGCCTCGGCGAACGAACCGGTGGCGGTGAACGTCTCGACGCCCGGCAACCGCAGTCGGAACGTCTCGTTCTCGACCGTCGAGGTGACGCCGGCGCGGGACTCGAGTTTCACGCTGAACGTCACCGCGAGCGACCGGCCCATCGCCGAGAAGACCCCCGAAGAGCGCCTCTCGAACGGGACGCAACCGCTGGCGTTCCTGAGCGTCGACCACTCCATCTCCGACCGGAACATCAGCAACGTCACTTTCACGTTCCGAGTCCGGAGAGACCGCGTGAACGCCTCCGAGCGCGGCGAAATCGCTCTCTACCGCTACCACGGCGAGTCGTGGAACGAACTCCCGACGACGCTGGTCGAGACCACCGAGAGCCACTACGTCTACCGGGTGCGCTCGCCCGGCCTCTCGGAGTTCGCGGCCGGGAAACAGCGCCCGCAGTTCGAGATTACCGACGCCACGGTCGAACTATCGACCATCTCGGTCGGCGACGCGCTCGAAGTGCAGGTCCGAATCGCGAACGAGGGCGACGCCGACGGCACCTTCACCGCGGAACTCGTCCTCGGCGACCAGTCGGTCGCGCGCCGCCAACTCACCATCGCGGCGGGCGGCATGCGACAGACCACCTTCGAGCGCACGGTGGCCGACCCCGGTATCTACGAGGTGTACGTCAACGAGTTCCGGGTCGGCAACGTGGTCGTGAACGGGACCGCGAGGCCGGCAACAGACGGTGTGACGAACGCGGAAGCGACCGGCGGTGCGGCCACCGACCGCGGGAACGGAGGGACCGACGCGCTGCCCGACGCCGAGACGACTGCTAACGCTCCGGGCCTCGGCGTCGGTGCCGGTGTCGTCTCCGTACTCGGCTTCCTGCTCGGGGCGCGCTGGCGGAGTTAA
- a CDS encoding DUF7518 family protein: MSDQGDRVEELESKVERLEATIQGLTEELVEVHDRLETLEESGASEATTPSPTPESDVGETESEESDEAKSQESKKEDETGEDSGLGDDIIVA, encoded by the coding sequence ATGAGCGACCAAGGCGATCGCGTCGAGGAACTCGAATCGAAGGTCGAGCGACTCGAAGCGACGATTCAGGGACTCACCGAGGAGTTAGTCGAGGTTCACGACCGACTGGAAACGCTCGAAGAGAGCGGGGCCTCCGAGGCGACGACGCCGAGTCCGACGCCGGAGTCCGACGTCGGCGAGACCGAAAGCGAGGAAAGCGACGAGGCTAAAAGCCAAGAGTCCAAGAAAGAAGACGAGACGGGGGAAGATTCCGGGTTAGGCGACGACATCATCGTCGCGTAA
- the smc gene encoding chromosome segregation protein SMC produces the protein MHIKKLVLDNFKSFGRRTEIPFYEDFTTVSGPNGSGKSNIIDSVLFALGLARTRGIRAEKLTDLIYNPGHADGSEESSGPREAIVEVVLDNGDGTLDRAQVVNAAGSENVGDVDEITIKRRVKETEDNYYSYYYLNGRSVNLSDIQDLLAQAGVTPEGYNVVMQGDVTEIINMTPHERRQIIDEIAGVAEFDAKKADALEELETVKERISEAELRIGEKQDRLDQLADERETALEYQGLRDEKQEYEGHLKAAELEEKREDLAHTREDIEDREEELADLQAELDEKQGAVIRLEDELEELNAEIERKGEDEQLRIKSEIEEVKGEISRLEDAIESAEEKIQDAENTRRQAFVEIDRKQENVEEFESDIRDIKIEKSSVKADVQQKEAELEEVEAEIEAIDTEYDEVKAELAEKKEVLEEHKSERNDLQREKDRLIDESRRRSNAESEKEQELDEAREKIPELETKLDDLEDELAKAERNRAQIDDVVEDLKQEKRELQDDLDSVEDEIQAKQQEYAELEAKAGQSGDSSYGRAVSTILNAEKPGVHGTVGQLGGVNQKYATACETAAGGRMAHVVVDDDGVGQSCIEYLKSRNAGRATFLPLTEMHTRNLPSAPNAPGVVDFAYNLVDFDSQYAGVFAYVLGDTLVVEDMETARDLMGDYRLVTLSGELVEKSGAMTGGSKSGSRYSFSKSGKGQLERVAQRINELEDERKSIREDIRDVEGRLDDARDRKSDATDQVRSIESTIESTEDELESVKARIEDIEDELVAMEAEREAVNEQMEEIEDEIDEREAAIDDVEDAIADLETELEDSRIPELTAEAEDIEAEIDELEDQMDELDGELNELQLEKQYAEEAIEDLHDDIEQAQNRKAEQEETIAELEGKIEDQEALLEEKREAVAELEDELADLKDERKDVKADLREAQQERDDKKSEVETVENRLESLHRSADRLEEDIEELREQVGEYDADEIPDLKEVEQNIERLERQMEELEPVNMLAIEEYDDVKSDLDDLEERKSVLVEEREGIRERIDSYEDQKRATFMDAYEAIDDQFEEIFERLSNGTGTLHLEDDEDPFDGGLTMKAQPGDKPIQRLDAMSGGEKSLTALAFIFAIQRYNPAPFYALDEVDAFLDAANAERVGEMVDELAGDAQFVVVSHRSAMMERSERAIGVTMQGDNVSTVTGIQLGDGDEEVPADD, from the coding sequence ATGCACATCAAAAAGCTCGTCTTGGACAATTTCAAGAGTTTCGGACGGCGGACCGAAATCCCGTTCTACGAGGATTTCACCACTGTCAGCGGTCCGAACGGCTCCGGGAAGAGTAACATCATCGACAGCGTCCTGTTCGCGCTCGGACTGGCGCGGACGCGGGGCATCCGCGCCGAGAAACTGACCGACCTCATCTACAACCCCGGCCACGCCGACGGGAGCGAGGAGTCGAGCGGCCCGCGGGAGGCCATCGTGGAGGTCGTGTTGGACAACGGCGACGGCACCTTGGACCGGGCGCAGGTCGTCAACGCCGCCGGGTCGGAGAACGTCGGCGACGTGGACGAGATAACCATCAAGCGCCGGGTCAAGGAGACCGAGGACAACTACTACTCCTACTACTACCTCAACGGCCGGTCGGTCAACCTCTCGGACATTCAGGACCTGCTGGCGCAGGCCGGGGTGACGCCCGAGGGGTACAACGTCGTCATGCAGGGTGACGTGACCGAGATAATCAACATGACGCCCCACGAGCGTCGCCAGATTATCGACGAAATCGCGGGGGTCGCGGAGTTCGACGCCAAGAAGGCCGACGCGCTCGAAGAACTGGAGACGGTCAAAGAGCGCATCAGCGAGGCCGAACTCCGCATCGGAGAGAAACAGGACCGACTCGACCAGTTGGCCGACGAGCGAGAGACAGCCCTCGAGTATCAGGGCCTGCGCGACGAGAAGCAGGAGTACGAGGGCCACCTCAAGGCCGCCGAGTTGGAGGAGAAGCGCGAGGACCTCGCGCACACCCGGGAGGACATCGAGGACCGCGAGGAGGAGTTGGCCGACCTGCAGGCCGAACTCGACGAGAAGCAGGGCGCGGTCATCCGCCTCGAAGACGAGTTGGAGGAACTCAACGCCGAAATCGAGCGGAAGGGCGAAGACGAGCAGTTGCGCATCAAGAGCGAAATCGAGGAGGTCAAAGGCGAGATTTCGCGCCTCGAAGACGCCATCGAGTCGGCCGAGGAGAAGATTCAGGACGCCGAGAACACCCGACGACAGGCGTTCGTCGAAATCGACCGCAAGCAGGAGAACGTCGAGGAGTTCGAGTCGGACATCCGCGACATCAAGATAGAGAAGTCCTCCGTGAAGGCCGACGTACAGCAGAAGGAGGCCGAGTTGGAGGAGGTCGAGGCCGAAATCGAGGCCATCGACACCGAGTACGACGAGGTGAAGGCCGAACTCGCCGAGAAGAAGGAGGTGCTGGAGGAACACAAGAGCGAGCGAAACGACCTCCAGCGCGAGAAAGACCGCCTCATCGACGAGTCGAGACGCCGGTCGAACGCCGAGAGCGAGAAGGAACAGGAACTCGACGAGGCCCGCGAGAAGATTCCCGAGTTAGAGACCAAACTCGACGACTTGGAAGACGAGTTGGCCAAGGCCGAGCGCAACCGCGCTCAGATAGACGACGTGGTCGAGGACCTCAAGCAGGAGAAACGAGAGCTACAGGACGACCTCGACTCGGTCGAGGACGAGATTCAGGCCAAACAGCAGGAGTACGCCGAACTCGAAGCCAAGGCCGGCCAGAGCGGCGACTCCTCGTACGGGCGGGCGGTCTCGACCATCCTGAACGCCGAAAAGCCGGGCGTCCACGGCACGGTCGGCCAGTTGGGCGGCGTGAACCAGAAGTACGCGACCGCCTGCGAGACCGCGGCCGGCGGTCGGATGGCGCACGTCGTGGTGGACGACGACGGCGTGGGCCAGTCGTGCATCGAGTATCTGAAGTCCCGGAACGCCGGGCGCGCGACCTTCCTGCCGCTGACCGAGATGCACACGCGGAACCTCCCGAGCGCGCCCAACGCGCCGGGCGTCGTGGACTTCGCGTACAACCTCGTGGACTTCGACTCGCAGTACGCGGGCGTGTTCGCCTACGTCCTCGGCGACACGCTGGTGGTCGAGGACATGGAGACCGCGCGCGACCTGATGGGCGACTACCGACTCGTGACCCTCTCGGGCGAACTGGTCGAGAAGAGCGGCGCGATGACCGGCGGGTCGAAGTCGGGGTCGCGCTACTCCTTCTCGAAGTCCGGCAAGGGCCAGTTGGAGCGGGTCGCCCAGCGAATCAACGAGTTGGAGGACGAACGCAAGTCGATTCGCGAGGACATCCGGGACGTGGAGGGCCGACTCGACGACGCCCGCGACCGCAAGAGCGACGCCACCGACCAAGTGCGGTCCATCGAGTCGACCATCGAATCGACCGAGGACGAACTGGAGTCCGTGAAAGCGCGCATCGAGGACATCGAAGACGAACTCGTCGCGATGGAGGCCGAGCGCGAGGCCGTCAACGAGCAGATGGAGGAGATAGAGGACGAGATAGACGAGCGCGAGGCGGCCATCGACGACGTCGAGGACGCCATCGCGGACCTCGAAACCGAACTCGAAGACTCCCGGATTCCGGAACTCACCGCGGAGGCCGAGGACATCGAGGCCGAAATCGACGAGTTGGAGGACCAGATGGACGAGTTGGACGGCGAACTCAACGAACTCCAACTCGAAAAGCAGTACGCCGAGGAGGCCATCGAGGACCTCCACGACGACATCGAGCAGGCCCAGAACCGGAAGGCCGAGCAGGAGGAGACGATAGCGGAGTTGGAGGGCAAAATCGAGGACCAAGAGGCCCTGCTGGAGGAGAAGCGCGAGGCCGTCGCGGAACTCGAAGACGAACTCGCGGACCTCAAAGACGAGCGCAAGGACGTGAAGGCCGACCTCCGAGAGGCCCAGCAGGAGCGCGACGACAAGAAGTCCGAGGTCGAGACCGTCGAGAACCGCCTCGAGAGTCTGCACCGGAGCGCCGACCGACTGGAAGAGGACATCGAGGAACTCCGCGAGCAGGTCGGCGAGTACGACGCCGACGAGATTCCCGACCTGAAGGAGGTCGAGCAGAACATCGAGCGCCTCGAACGCCAGATGGAGGAGTTGGAACCGGTCAACATGCTGGCCATCGAGGAGTACGACGACGTGAAATCCGACCTCGACGATTTGGAGGAGCGCAAATCGGTCCTCGTCGAGGAGCGTGAGGGAATCCGCGAGCGCATCGACTCCTACGAGGACCAGAAGCGAGCGACGTTCATGGACGCCTACGAGGCCATCGACGACCAGTTCGAGGAGATATTCGAGCGCCTCTCGAACGGGACCGGGACGCTCCACCTCGAAGACGACGAGGACCCCTTCGACGGCGGTCTGACGATGAAGGCCCAACCGGGCGACAAGCCCATCCAGCGTCTCGACGCGATGTCGGGCGGCGAGAAGAGTCTGACCGCGCTGGCGTTCATCTTCGCCATCCAGCGGTACAACCCCGCGCCGTTCTACGCGCTGGACGAGGTCGACGCCTTCCTCGACGCAGCGAACGCCGAGCGAGTCGGCGAGATGGTGGACGAACTCGCGGGCGACGCCCAGTTCGTCGTGGTCTCGCACCGTTCGGCGATGATGGAGCGCTCCGAGCGCGCCATCGGCGTCACGATGCAGGGCGACAACGTGAGTACCGTGACGGGAATCCAGTTGGGTGACGGCGACGAGGAGGTGCCCGCGGATGACTAG
- a CDS encoding segregation and condensation protein A — MTSEERSSSKDVSGEAANSDSPEENRTDERGAERPASSEDRSDDLRADGGGDVPLNIAGHEEEKRERQAEASDPFGGDSDSEADAGEASADGDESESIISEELDVNPDPEDDEAEPVELLVQLAEEGEIEPWDIDIVTVTDKFLDRLDGADLRTSGRALFYASVLLRMKSDAMLADDDEEETEPEDPWDEWGPGPDAPMDPDADGEFPDFDPVEQLEDEMDRRLERKSARGSPETLDELVRELRERERGSWWKESRSYDTTDSPSGFQRGTQTLDYRMDDDMRVDEEPSADDVTGTAHEEDIEAVIDDVREELRSHYDKGRSEVLYAEIDSIGGSRIQTFLALLFLSHRGTVTLEQDDMFGDLWVEDAETAEEPEAPAIAD; from the coding sequence ATGACTAGCGAGGAGCGAAGCTCCTCGAAAGACGTGAGCGGCGAAGCCGCGAACAGCGATTCCCCGGAGGAGAATCGGACAGACGAGCGGGGAGCGGAGCGACCCGCGAGCAGCGAGGACCGAAGCGACGACCTGCGAGCGGACGGCGGCGGTGACGTTCCGCTCAACATCGCGGGCCACGAGGAAGAGAAGCGCGAGCGCCAAGCCGAGGCGTCGGACCCGTTCGGCGGTGACAGTGACTCCGAAGCGGACGCCGGGGAGGCGTCCGCCGACGGCGACGAATCGGAGAGCATCATTAGCGAGGAACTCGACGTGAACCCGGACCCCGAGGACGACGAGGCCGAACCCGTCGAACTCCTCGTCCAACTCGCCGAGGAGGGCGAAATCGAGCCGTGGGACATCGACATCGTCACGGTCACCGACAAGTTCCTCGACCGACTCGACGGGGCCGACCTCCGGACCTCGGGCCGGGCGCTGTTCTACGCCAGCGTCCTCCTGCGCATGAAGAGCGACGCGATGCTGGCCGACGACGACGAGGAGGAGACCGAACCCGAGGACCCGTGGGACGAGTGGGGACCCGGCCCGGACGCGCCGATGGACCCCGACGCCGACGGCGAGTTCCCCGACTTCGACCCGGTCGAGCAGTTGGAAGACGAGATGGACCGCCGACTCGAACGCAAGAGCGCGCGCGGGTCGCCCGAGACGCTGGACGAACTCGTCCGCGAACTCCGGGAGCGCGAGCGCGGGTCGTGGTGGAAGGAGTCCAGAAGCTACGACACCACCGACTCGCCCTCCGGGTTCCAGCGCGGGACCCAGACGCTCGACTACCGCATGGACGACGACATGCGCGTGGACGAGGAACCCTCCGCGGACGACGTGACGGGCACGGCCCACGAGGAGGACATCGAGGCGGTCATCGACGACGTGCGCGAGGAGTTGCGGAGCCACTACGACAAGGGCCGGTCGGAGGTGCTGTACGCCGAAATCGACTCCATCGGCGGGTCGCGCATCCAGACGTTCCTCGCGCTCCTGTTCCTCTCGCACCGCGGGACCGTGACGCTGGAGCAGGACGACATGTTCGGCGACCTGTGGGTCGAGGACGCTGAAACTGCCGAGGAACCCGAAGCGCCCGCGATTGCGGACTAG
- the mtnP gene encoding S-methyl-5'-thioadenosine phosphorylase: protein MTIGFIGGSGIYEALPLEDTREEEISTPFGDPSAPVTIGELAGEEVAFLPRHGPDHQHTPTNAPYKANIHALKQVGVERVLSSNAVGSLREDLPPQSLLVPDQIFDRTKHRDSTFFGDGIVVHMPFADPYCPHMVEHLADSCETATDAESEEGGTYVCIEGPQYSTRAESEFYRDQGWDVIGMTTIPEAKLAREAEMCYATVTGVTDYDVWKEDSEVTLQEVLDNAAENEEAIKEVVEHAVRNMPDERECDCGHALEGTINTPTEAIPDETRERVEPFVGEYLN from the coding sequence ATGACGATCGGCTTCATCGGCGGAAGTGGAATCTACGAGGCCCTGCCGCTGGAAGACACCCGCGAAGAAGAGATTTCGACCCCGTTCGGCGACCCGTCCGCGCCCGTCACCATCGGCGAGTTGGCCGGCGAGGAGGTCGCGTTCCTGCCGCGCCACGGCCCGGACCACCAACACACGCCGACCAACGCGCCGTACAAGGCCAACATCCACGCGCTGAAGCAGGTCGGCGTCGAGCGCGTGCTGTCGAGCAACGCGGTCGGGAGTCTGCGCGAGGACCTGCCGCCCCAGAGTCTCCTCGTGCCCGACCAGATTTTCGACCGGACCAAGCACCGGGACTCGACGTTCTTCGGCGACGGCATCGTGGTCCACATGCCGTTCGCGGACCCCTACTGCCCGCACATGGTCGAGCATCTGGCCGACTCGTGCGAGACCGCGACCGACGCCGAATCCGAGGAGGGCGGCACCTACGTCTGCATCGAGGGACCGCAGTACTCGACCCGGGCCGAGAGCGAGTTCTACCGCGACCAGGGCTGGGACGTCATCGGGATGACGACGATTCCGGAGGCGAAACTCGCCCGCGAGGCCGAGATGTGCTACGCCACGGTTACGGGCGTCACCGACTACGACGTGTGGAAGGAGGACAGCGAGGTCACGCTCCAAGAGGTGCTCGACAACGCCGCGGAGAACGAGGAGGCCATCAAGGAAGTCGTGGAACACGCGGTCCGGAACATGCCCGACGAGCGCGAGTGCGACTGCGGCCACGCGCTCGAAGGGACCATCAACACGCCGACCGAGGCGATTCCCGACGAGACCCGCGAGCGCGTCGAACCCTTCGTCGGCGAGTACCTGAACTGA
- a CDS encoding DMT family transporter: MREYLYLGGAIAAEVTGTAALKFSDGFANVVPSLVVVAGYVGSFYLLSLTLQELPIGLVYATWSAVGIVAAALLGVVVFDESLDAAGVVGMALIVGGVVVLNLFSDAYSPAH; this comes from the coding sequence ATGCGAGAATACCTCTACCTCGGCGGCGCCATCGCGGCCGAGGTGACCGGCACCGCGGCGCTCAAGTTCTCGGACGGGTTCGCGAACGTCGTTCCGTCGCTCGTTGTCGTCGCCGGCTACGTCGGGTCCTTCTACCTCCTGAGTCTCACCCTTCAGGAGCTACCGATAGGACTAGTGTACGCGACGTGGTCGGCGGTCGGAATCGTGGCCGCGGCGCTCCTCGGCGTCGTCGTATTCGACGAGTCGCTCGACGCCGCGGGCGTCGTCGGGATGGCGCTCATCGTCGGCGGCGTCGTCGTCCTGAACCTCTTCTCCGACGCGTACAGTCCCGCCCACTGA
- a CDS encoding phosphoribosyltransferase — MSELPDEFKCTITNWEYIYGLCRDVSDQVKRDSFEPDVVVALARGGWFAGRCICDFLGMDDLTSLKMEHYVGTAEKADEPEVRYPMPEGSVEGKDVLIIDDIADTGGSIERAEEYVTDRDAGEVRTATLQLLQTSEFEPDYIGERLDEWAWIVYPWNFIEDMIDITSGVMDKADGDSFTTEEIRHLLSEFHDVERIEMEIAQPDRMDEVLNEMVRRDVLADEGETWRLVENENGVGA, encoded by the coding sequence ATGAGCGAACTCCCCGACGAGTTCAAGTGCACGATTACGAACTGGGAGTACATCTACGGTCTCTGCCGCGACGTCAGCGACCAGGTGAAGCGGGACTCCTTCGAACCGGACGTGGTGGTCGCGCTGGCCCGCGGCGGGTGGTTCGCGGGGCGGTGTATCTGTGACTTCCTCGGAATGGACGACCTGACGAGTCTCAAGATGGAACACTACGTCGGGACCGCCGAGAAGGCCGACGAACCCGAGGTGCGCTATCCGATGCCGGAGGGGAGCGTCGAGGGCAAGGACGTACTCATCATCGACGACATCGCCGACACCGGCGGGTCCATCGAGCGCGCCGAGGAGTACGTCACGGACCGGGACGCCGGCGAGGTCCGGACCGCGACCCTCCAACTCCTCCAGACCAGCGAGTTCGAACCGGACTACATCGGGGAGCGACTCGACGAGTGGGCGTGGATAGTCTACCCGTGGAACTTCATCGAGGACATGATAGACATCACCAGCGGCGTGATGGACAAGGCCGACGGCGATAGCTTCACGACCGAGGAGATTCGCCACCTGCTCAGCGAGTTCCACGACGTCGAGCGCATCGAGATGGAAATCGCCCAACCCGACCGCATGGACGAGGTGTTGAACGAGATGGTTCGCCGGGACGTGCTGGCCGACGAGGGCGAGACGTGGCGTCTGGTCGAGAACGAGAACGGCGTGGGTGCCTGA
- a CDS encoding PhzF family phenazine biosynthesis protein, which yields METRRALQVDAFADEPFAGNAAGVVPDAADLTESQMQAIANELAVSETAFFRESDEADRRVRYFTPTTEVDLCGHATIASHAHLLEDGVIAPGTHSLETNVGVLEIEVTEDGTVWMTQDAPEVREVDLDYERIGDALGIDHAALEDVGADLPLAVASTGLPFLVVPVNFLEHVSAMDPDFGEIDAISEEVDATGVYAFSFDALGADSTLHGRMFAPAAGVPEDPVTGTASGATGAYLREVEAFDGEGVPDEMVFEQGHFVDRPGRVRVRVGEEVRVGGQAATALDGELRVPELDDGDDIIEA from the coding sequence ATGGAGACGCGACGCGCCCTACAGGTAGACGCCTTCGCCGACGAACCGTTCGCCGGAAACGCGGCGGGAGTGGTCCCCGACGCCGCCGACCTCACCGAGAGCCAGATGCAGGCCATCGCGAACGAACTCGCGGTCAGCGAGACCGCCTTCTTCCGGGAGAGCGACGAGGCCGACCGGCGGGTCCGCTACTTCACGCCGACGACCGAGGTGGACCTCTGTGGCCACGCGACCATCGCCTCCCACGCCCACCTGCTCGAAGACGGCGTCATCGCCCCCGGCACTCACAGCCTCGAAACCAACGTCGGCGTCCTCGAAATCGAGGTCACGGAGGACGGCACCGTCTGGATGACGCAGGACGCCCCCGAGGTCCGAGAGGTGGACCTCGACTACGAGCGCATCGGCGACGCGCTCGGCATCGACCACGCCGCGCTGGAGGACGTGGGCGCGGACCTCCCGCTGGCGGTGGCCTCGACCGGTCTCCCCTTCCTCGTCGTGCCGGTCAACTTCCTCGAACACGTCTCGGCGATGGACCCCGACTTCGGCGAAATCGATGCCATCAGCGAGGAGGTCGATGCGACCGGCGTCTACGCCTTCAGTTTCGACGCGCTCGGGGCCGACTCGACGCTCCACGGCCGGATGTTCGCGCCCGCCGCTGGCGTCCCGGAGGACCCCGTGACGGGAACCGCGAGCGGTGCGACGGGCGCCTACCTCCGCGAGGTCGAGGCGTTCGACGGCGAGGGGGTTCCGGACGAGATGGTGTTCGAGCAGGGCCACTTCGTGGACCGGCCGGGGCGCGTCCGCGTGCGCGTCGGCGAGGAGGTCCGGGTCGGCGGGCAGGCCGCCACGGCGCTCGACGGCGAGTTGCGAGTTCCGGAACTGGACGACGGCGACGACATCATCGAGGCCTGA
- a CDS encoding phosphotransferase family protein: MDDAEVSSAHDAESEDRADPDRDGNDEPADGDGADTDDLAAVVADADRELSAETVEAMVREIRPAWSVREATPAAEGTDVVYFVTAETPDGPRECVLKACEFLDPRAFRPEPYLMAVVGRRTSIPVPDVVGAVDDHPDLPAPFYLMERCDGEVREDEVRDLPADATERLARDAGRYLADLHALGDFEAFGTVVLARDADARGAGPTADDSALVTDAAVRVTDRAAAPTAGRTAALTTDEAATDSWRARVERTVADNLGDFHDRFADLEADLWKFIDSRLDALHGDFDPVFGDDDYRLGNLLVDPATGETRAVLDWGNASTLEPQYNLVVTEQHLSGWARHDDPLRERVRAALREGYRERSERGASSAPDDLGFGPDAERRRELYLGVTRLLPLVWFSLWYDGRTDAGREAAAEMHRRAVRELVER, encoded by the coding sequence ATGGACGACGCCGAGGTATCGAGCGCACACGACGCCGAGAGCGAGGACCGCGCGGACCCAGACCGCGACGGAAACGACGAACCCGCCGACGGAGACGGAGCGGACACCGACGACCTCGCGGCGGTCGTCGCCGACGCCGACCGCGAACTCTCCGCCGAGACCGTCGAGGCGATGGTCCGCGAGATTCGCCCGGCGTGGTCGGTCCGCGAGGCGACGCCCGCCGCGGAGGGGACCGACGTGGTCTACTTCGTCACCGCCGAGACGCCCGACGGTCCCCGCGAGTGCGTCCTGAAGGCCTGCGAGTTCCTCGACCCGCGCGCGTTCCGGCCCGAACCGTACCTGATGGCGGTCGTCGGCCGTCGGACCTCGATTCCCGTGCCGGACGTCGTCGGCGCGGTGGACGACCACCCGGACCTGCCCGCGCCGTTCTACCTGATGGAGCGCTGCGACGGCGAGGTCCGGGAGGACGAGGTCCGCGACCTGCCCGCCGACGCGACGGAGCGTCTCGCCCGCGACGCCGGGCGCTATCTGGCCGACCTCCACGCGCTCGGGGACTTCGAGGCGTTCGGCACCGTCGTCCTCGCGCGCGACGCCGACGCTCGCGGGGCGGGACCGACCGCGGACGACTCCGCCCTCGTCACCGACGCCGCCGTCCGCGTCACCGACCGAGCGGCCGCTCCGACCGCCGGCCGAACGGCCGCCCTGACCACCGACGAGGCGGCCACCGACTCGTGGCGCGCGCGAGTCGAGCGAACGGTCGCCGACAACTTGGGCGACTTCCACGACCGGTTCGCCGACCTCGAAGCCGACCTCTGGAAGTTCATAGACTCGCGCCTCGACGCCCTCCACGGCGACTTCGACCCAGTCTTCGGCGACGACGACTACCGACTCGGCAACCTGCTGGTCGACCCCGCGACCGGCGAGACGCGGGCGGTCCTCGACTGGGGGAACGCCTCCACGCTCGAACCGCAGTACAACCTCGTGGTGACCGAGCAACACCTCAGCGGGTGGGCGCGCCACGACGACCCGCTCCGCGAGCGGGTCCGCGCGGCGCTCCGCGAGGGGTACCGTGAGCGGAGCGAGCGCGGCGCGTCGAGCGCGCCCGACGACCTCGGATTCGGTCCCGACGCGGAGCGCCGTCGGGAACTGTATCTGGGGGTGACGCGCCTCCTCCCGCTGGTTTGGTTCTCGCTCTGGTACGACGGGCGGACCGACGCCGGGCGCGAGGCGGCCGCCGAGATGCACCGCCGAGCGGTCCGGGAACTGGTCGAACGATAG